Proteins encoded together in one Colius striatus isolate bColStr4 chromosome 3, bColStr4.1.hap1, whole genome shotgun sequence window:
- the SLC25A4 gene encoding ADP/ATP translocase 1: MGDQALSFLKDFLAGGIAAAISKTAVAPIERVKLLLQVQHASKQITAEKQYKGIMDCIVRIPKEQGIISFWRGNLANVIRYFPTQALNFAFKDKYKQIFLGGVDRHKQFWRYFAGNLASGGAAGATSLCFVYPLDFARTRLAADVGKGASEREFTGLGDCIVKIFRSDGLKGLYQGFSVSVQGIIIYRAAYFGVYDTAKGMLPDPKNVHIVVSWMIAQTVTAVAGLVSYPFDTVRRRMMMQSGRKGADIMYKGTIDCWKKIAKDEGSKAFFKGAWSNVLRGMGGAFVLVLYDEIKKYV, encoded by the exons ATGGGTGACCAAGCGCTCAGCTTCCTCAAGGACTTTTTGGCCGGTGGGATCGCCGCCGCCATCTCCAAGACGGCTGTCGCCCCCATCGAAAGAGTGAAGTTGCTGTTGCAG GTCCAACATGCCAGCAAGCAGATCACGGCGGAGAAGCAGTACAAGGGCATCATGGACTGCATAGTCCGCATCCCCAAGGAGCAAGGCATTATCTCCTTCTGGAGAGGCAACCTAGCCAATGTCATCCGGTACTTCCCCACCCAGGCCCTCAACTTTGCCTTCAAGGACAAGTACAAGCAGATCTTCCTGGGGGGCGTGGACAGGCACAAGCAGTTTTGGCGCTACTTTGCGGGGAACCTGGCATCTGGAGGTGCTGCGGGAGCCACCTCCCTCTGCTTCGTCTACCCGCTGGATTTTGCCAGGACCCGGCTGGCAGCTGATGTGGGCAAAGGAGCTAGCGAGAGGGAGTTCACTGGGCTGGGCGACTGCATTGTCAAGATCTTCAGGTCTGATGGCTTGAAGGGCCTGTATCAAGGATTCAGTGTGTCTGTCCAGGGCATCATCATCTACAGAGCAGCCTATTTTGGGGTTTATGACACGGCCAAGG GTATGCTGCCTGATCCAAAGAACGTGCATATTGTAGTGAGCTGGATGATTGCCCAGACTGTCACGGCAGTAGCAGGGCTGGTTTCTTATCCTTTTGATACTGTGCGACGTAGGATGATGATGCAGTCTGGCCGAAAGGGAG CTGATATTATGTACAAGGGCACAATTGATTGCTGGAAGAAGATAGCTAAAGATGAAGGATCCAAAGCGTTCTTCAAAGGTGCCTGGTCAAATGTGTTGAGAGGCATGGGCGGAGCTTTTGTACTAGTACTTTATGATGAAATCAAGAAATATGTCTAA